Proteins encoded by one window of Hemiscyllium ocellatum isolate sHemOce1 chromosome 50, sHemOce1.pat.X.cur, whole genome shotgun sequence:
- the dpm3 gene encoding dolichol-phosphate mannosyltransferase subunit 3 yields MTKLGQWLLTLGLLGGTWAGLTFDALGLGLPESGRRLLWPLPAYLLVTFGCYSLATVGYRLATFNDCRGAAEELQAQIREARADLEGRGFCF; encoded by the coding sequence ATGACAAAGCTGGGCCAGTGGCTGCTGACGCTGGGGCTGCTGGGAGGGACCTGGGCCGGCCTGACCTTCGACGCCCTGGGCCTGGGCCTGCCCGAGTCCGGCCGCCGCCTCCTCTGGCCGCTGCCCGCCTACCTGCTGGTCACCTTCGGCTGCTACTCCCTGGCCACCGTGGGATACCGGCTGGCCACCTTCAACGACTGCCGAGGGGCAGCGGAGGAACTGCAGGCTCAGATCCGAGAGGCGCGGGCTGACCTGGAGGGCCGGGGTTTCTGCTTctga